In Pseudomonas alcaliphila JAB1, a single window of DNA contains:
- a CDS encoding CPXCG motif-containing cysteine-rich protein: protein MLESQLYYCPYCGEPAEALLDLSGGDQSYIEDCPVCCRPIEFELRTDGTEWELDVRGEND from the coding sequence ATGCTGGAAAGCCAGTTGTATTATTGCCCCTATTGCGGCGAGCCGGCCGAGGCGCTGCTGGATCTGTCGGGTGGTGATCAGTCCTACATCGAAGACTGTCCGGTGTGCTGCCGGCCGATCGAGTTCGAGCTGCGTACGGACGGCACCGAGTGGGAGTTGGACGTTCGCGGGGAGAACGACTGA
- a CDS encoding 1-acyl-sn-glycerol-3-phosphate acyltransferase, which yields MMGAFDAIRPYADAEVRPVLARLLADPAFLGTLTRFRFPRLAGPLGWLLKPLIAARLRSEFASIDSVSKLQEKIEPYIDRTIEHASDGISYSGLEHLQPGKPYLYLANHRDIVMDPAFVNYAVYHAGLQTPRIAIGDNLLQRPFVSDLMRLNKSFIVHRSISGRREKLAAYQLLSAYINHSIREDGESIWIAQAEGRAKDGDDRTDSAILKMFHMSRKDEPFAEVIDSLNLIPVSISYEYDPCDLAKARELCVRAATGSYTKAPGEDDASIALGITGYKGRVHLHFSPPVAGLEDTKQLAQEIDRHILGQYRLFPVHYLAYAMWEGREAELNVPAASDVFDAAELAKAEAQWNKRLAACSAEEKPFLILQYANPVRNQYRIKAGLPL from the coding sequence ATGATGGGCGCATTCGATGCCATCCGACCCTATGCCGATGCAGAAGTGCGCCCCGTACTAGCGCGCCTGCTCGCCGACCCGGCGTTTCTCGGCACCCTCACCCGTTTTCGCTTCCCGCGCCTGGCCGGGCCACTCGGTTGGCTGCTCAAGCCGCTGATCGCCGCACGGCTGCGCAGCGAGTTCGCCAGCATCGATTCGGTCTCCAAGCTGCAGGAAAAGATCGAGCCCTATATCGATCGCACCATCGAGCATGCCAGTGATGGCATCAGCTACTCCGGCCTGGAACACCTGCAACCGGGCAAGCCCTACCTGTACCTGGCCAACCATCGCGATATCGTCATGGACCCGGCCTTCGTCAACTACGCCGTCTATCACGCCGGCCTGCAGACGCCGCGTATCGCCATCGGCGACAACCTGCTGCAGCGCCCCTTCGTCAGCGACCTGATGCGCCTGAACAAGAGCTTCATCGTGCACCGCTCGATCAGCGGGCGCCGCGAGAAGCTGGCGGCCTATCAATTGCTCTCGGCCTATATCAACCACTCGATTCGCGAAGATGGCGAGTCGATCTGGATCGCCCAGGCCGAGGGCCGCGCCAAGGACGGTGACGACCGTACCGACTCGGCCATCCTCAAGATGTTCCACATGAGCCGCAAGGACGAGCCGTTCGCCGAGGTCATCGACTCGCTGAACCTGATCCCGGTCTCGATCAGCTACGAGTACGATCCCTGCGACCTGGCCAAGGCCCGCGAACTCTGCGTGCGCGCCGCCACGGGCAGCTATACCAAGGCGCCGGGCGAAGACGACGCCAGTATCGCCCTGGGCATCACCGGTTACAAAGGGCGCGTGCATCTGCACTTCAGTCCGCCTGTCGCCGGTCTGGAGGACACCAAGCAGCTTGCTCAGGAGATAGATCGTCACATTCTCGGCCAGTATCGCCTGTTCCCCGTGCACTACCTGGCCTACGCCATGTGGGAAGGCCGCGAGGCCGAGCTGAACGTGCCAGCAGCAAGCGACGTATTCGATGCCGCGGAACTGGCCAAGGCCGAAGCGCAGTGGAACAAACGCCTGGCCGCCTGCAGCGCCGAAGAAAAGCCGTTCCTGATCCTGCAGTACGCCAATCCGGTGCGCAATCAGTACCGGATCAAGGCGGGTCTGCCTCTGTAA
- a CDS encoding methyl-accepting chemotaxis protein: MKFRSIQFSVAFLAGASVLAVVVALVLYALFANGRTQQVVQENTRGLLQQVIEQRLVALAEAQVGRLQRQFEAPMTLAKSVATLNARMAPGNERLQLSREELSSLLVSYLQDNPDLLDFFIGWEPNAFDQDDANYAGREAEGYDQTGRFMPWWYREGGAFKVLPLTAEQMESEKRLPTGVREGEYYLCPKQSKQPCVIDPAAYDFGGKQVLVSSFNAPIVVDGRFLGAVGNDLALDFIQGLLEQVKGELYGGAGELALVAANGTLIAATQDAALISQPASRVLPEDLLQALKGGDNHPIVRHNEAQQLFELLYPFQVAGTSTRWTLAIALPTSAVFAELQQLQSDLAAQAHEDTLGMALVGLLIAGLGLLVVWLVGYGIARPLRQMVGMLDNIAKGEGDLTVRLQVDRKDELGQIAAGFNAFLAKLQSMIAAVVTSVQQVSDSSEHTADIAIRTNQGVQKQLAEIELVATAVHEMTATAQDVARNATHAAEAANHADQAANQGKQVVQETSAAIAALASEIGRAVGVVQNLAKDSENINAILVAIRGIAEQTNLLALNAAIEAARAGEQGRGFAVVADEVRNLAQKTQQATEEIQNMIQQLQQGTREVVKVMEQSQSKTDDSVEHANQAAQSLESITQAVSVINDMNTQIASAAEEQSAVAEDINRNVTNIGLVANEVASGADEASQASAQLTKLAEQQRRLINQFKV, translated from the coding sequence ATGAAGTTCCGATCCATCCAGTTTTCCGTTGCCTTTCTCGCCGGAGCGAGCGTACTGGCCGTGGTGGTTGCGCTGGTACTCTACGCCCTGTTCGCCAATGGGCGAACCCAGCAGGTGGTGCAAGAAAACACCCGCGGCCTGTTGCAGCAGGTCATCGAACAGCGCCTGGTAGCGCTCGCCGAGGCCCAGGTCGGTCGGTTGCAGCGGCAGTTCGAGGCGCCCATGACCCTGGCCAAGTCCGTGGCCACGCTGAACGCGCGAATGGCTCCGGGCAATGAAAGGCTGCAGCTGAGCCGCGAGGAGCTGTCCTCGCTGCTGGTCAGCTATCTGCAGGACAACCCCGACTTGCTGGACTTCTTCATCGGCTGGGAGCCCAACGCCTTCGACCAGGACGACGCAAACTACGCCGGACGCGAGGCCGAGGGCTACGACCAGACCGGACGTTTCATGCCCTGGTGGTACCGCGAGGGCGGCGCCTTCAAGGTACTGCCGCTGACCGCCGAACAGATGGAGAGCGAGAAGCGCCTGCCGACCGGCGTGCGCGAGGGCGAGTACTACCTGTGCCCGAAACAGAGCAAGCAGCCCTGCGTCATCGATCCGGCCGCCTATGATTTCGGTGGCAAGCAGGTACTGGTGTCCTCCTTCAACGCGCCCATCGTGGTCGACGGGCGCTTCCTCGGCGCGGTGGGCAACGACCTGGCGCTGGATTTCATCCAGGGCCTGCTGGAGCAGGTCAAGGGCGAACTATATGGTGGGGCCGGCGAACTGGCGCTGGTGGCCGCCAACGGCACCCTGATTGCCGCAACCCAGGACGCCGCGCTGATCAGCCAACCGGCTTCGCGGGTGCTGCCGGAGGACCTGCTGCAGGCGCTCAAAGGCGGCGACAACCACCCCATCGTGCGTCACAACGAGGCCCAGCAGCTGTTCGAGCTACTCTACCCCTTCCAGGTCGCCGGCACCTCGACGCGCTGGACCCTGGCCATCGCCCTGCCCACCTCGGCGGTGTTCGCCGAACTGCAGCAGTTGCAGTCCGACCTCGCCGCACAGGCGCACGAGGACACCCTCGGCATGGCCCTGGTGGGTCTGCTGATTGCCGGCCTCGGGCTGCTGGTGGTCTGGCTGGTCGGCTACGGCATCGCCCGCCCGCTGCGGCAGATGGTCGGCATGCTCGACAATATTGCCAAGGGCGAAGGCGACCTCACCGTACGCCTGCAGGTCGATCGCAAGGACGAACTGGGGCAGATCGCAGCGGGCTTCAACGCCTTCCTGGCCAAACTGCAAAGCATGATCGCCGCCGTGGTCACGTCGGTGCAGCAGGTCAGCGACTCCTCGGAGCACACGGCGGACATCGCCATTCGCACCAACCAGGGCGTGCAGAAGCAACTGGCCGAGATCGAGCTGGTGGCCACGGCGGTACACGAGATGACGGCTACCGCGCAGGACGTCGCGCGTAACGCCACTCATGCTGCCGAGGCGGCCAACCACGCCGACCAGGCGGCCAATCAGGGCAAGCAGGTGGTGCAGGAAACCTCGGCGGCCATCGCCGCACTGGCCAGCGAGATCGGCCGCGCCGTGGGCGTGGTACAGAACCTGGCCAAGGACAGCGAGAACATCAACGCCATCCTCGTTGCCATACGCGGCATTGCCGAGCAGACCAACCTGCTCGCCCTCAATGCCGCCATCGAGGCAGCCCGCGCCGGCGAGCAAGGCCGTGGTTTCGCCGTGGTTGCTGACGAGGTACGCAACCTGGCGCAGAAGACCCAGCAAGCCACCGAAGAAATCCAGAACATGATCCAGCAACTGCAGCAGGGCACCCGCGAAGTGGTCAAGGTGATGGAGCAGAGCCAGAGCAAGACCGACGACAGCGTGGAGCACGCCAACCAGGCCGCTCAATCGCTGGAGTCCATCACCCAGGCGGTGTCGGTGATCAATGACATGAACACGCAGATCGCCAGCGCCGCCGAGGAGCAGAGCGCCGTGGCCGAGGACATCAACCGTAACGTCACCAATATCGGCCTGGTCGCCAACGAGGTGGCCAGCGGTGCCGACGAAGCCAGCCAGGCCAGCGCCCAACTGACCAAGCTGGCCGAACAGCAACGCAGGCTGATCAACCAGTTCAAGGTGTAA
- a CDS encoding SOS response-associated peptidase encodes MCGRYALFRWSPAFAALPGFPADQKPHWNLAPNGQVLMLRAGEQGPQAAAARWGLTPAWLKDLSKTPAHARAETLAEQPMFREPFRQRRALLPANGFYEWRGGARKRPYWMSSGEPLMYFAALWELYPVGGQEYLSVALITQEAATLRRPLILGEHEQALWLSNDTPPEQLAALLLKPQMALRERALATLVNDPRLDAPECLTPA; translated from the coding sequence ATGTGTGGACGTTATGCCCTGTTCCGCTGGTCGCCCGCTTTTGCGGCGTTGCCCGGCTTTCCTGCTGACCAGAAGCCGCACTGGAACCTGGCGCCCAATGGCCAGGTGCTGATGTTGCGTGCTGGCGAGCAAGGGCCGCAAGCGGCCGCGGCGCGTTGGGGGCTGACGCCGGCCTGGCTCAAGGATCTGTCCAAGACCCCGGCTCATGCCCGCGCCGAAACCCTGGCCGAGCAGCCGATGTTCCGTGAGCCCTTTCGCCAGCGTCGCGCGCTGTTGCCGGCCAACGGTTTCTATGAATGGCGCGGGGGCGCGCGCAAGCGGCCTTACTGGATGAGCAGCGGTGAGCCGCTGATGTATTTCGCGGCGTTGTGGGAGCTTTATCCGGTGGGCGGGCAGGAGTACCTGAGCGTAGCGCTGATCACTCAGGAAGCTGCCACGCTGCGGCGGCCCTTGATTCTCGGCGAGCACGAACAGGCGTTGTGGTTGAGTAATGACACGCCGCCCGAGCAACTGGCAGCGCTACTGCTCAAGCCGCAGATGGCGCTGCGTGAGCGCGCGCTGGCAACGCTGGTCAACGATCCGCGGTTGGATGCGCCGGAGTGCCTCACTCCGGCTTGA
- a CDS encoding DUF2007 domain-containing protein — protein MQRIYEPENLLEGQMLVDMLASEGVEAHLLGQHLVGAVGELPACGLLGLGVADDYAERARTLIAEYNAAQPVPGDEPESFQGVLLC, from the coding sequence ATGCAACGAATCTACGAGCCGGAAAACCTGCTGGAAGGGCAGATGCTGGTGGACATGCTGGCCAGTGAGGGCGTCGAGGCGCACCTGCTCGGTCAGCATCTGGTCGGTGCGGTGGGGGAGTTGCCGGCGTGCGGCTTGCTCGGTTTGGGCGTCGCTGATGACTACGCCGAGCGGGCGCGTACGCTGATCGCTGAGTACAATGCGGCGCAACCTGTGCCTGGCGATGAGCCAGAGTCCTTTCAGGGCGTGTTGCTCTGTTGA
- a CDS encoding YajG family lipoprotein: MLHRALIALLAAASLTLAGCALSPQQLTPQPKLTSSLTPVGQGQPVVVRVVDGRPSPVLGTRGGLYPETSSISVSSEHVLPKLQAEAEAAVRLLGFTPSANAYNAPQLTITLAELKYQSPKEGMYVTEADISASIRADVQGGSRRYTGRYGASLNQRFGTAPNQQTNTKLVGDVLSDALTRAFKDPTIGQVLLQ, from the coding sequence ATGCTGCACCGTGCGTTGATCGCCTTGCTTGCTGCCGCCAGCCTGACTCTGGCCGGTTGCGCCCTCAGCCCTCAGCAACTCACCCCGCAACCCAAGCTCACCAGCTCACTGACTCCCGTGGGTCAGGGCCAACCGGTGGTGGTGCGCGTGGTCGATGGCCGTCCTTCGCCGGTGCTTGGTACCCGCGGTGGCCTGTATCCAGAAACCAGTTCGATCAGCGTGAGCAGCGAGCACGTACTGCCCAAGCTACAGGCCGAGGCCGAGGCTGCCGTGCGTCTGCTCGGCTTCACCCCGTCGGCCAATGCCTACAACGCGCCGCAGCTGACCATCACCCTGGCGGAGCTGAAGTACCAGTCGCCGAAAGAAGGCATGTACGTCACCGAGGCAGATATCTCCGCTTCCATTCGCGCCGACGTGCAGGGCGGTAGCCGTCGCTACACCGGTCGTTACGGTGCTTCGCTGAATCAGCGTTTCGGCACCGCCCCGAACCAGCAGACCAACACCAAGCTGGTGGGTGACGTGCTCAGCGATGCGCTGACCCGCGCCTTCAAGGACCCGACCATTGGCCAGGTTCTACTGCAGTAA